The following coding sequences lie in one Maribacter forsetii DSM 18668 genomic window:
- a CDS encoding nucleoside-diphosphate kinase — protein sequence MSTNRTFTMIKPDAVKNGHIGAILEKITAAGFKIVAMKYTQLSLRDAQEFYGVHRERPFFGELVEFMTSGTIVAAILEKENAVEDFRALIGATNPADAAEGTIRKMFATSIGENAVHGSDSDENAAIEGSFHFSGREIY from the coding sequence ATGAGTACGAATAGAACGTTTACAATGATTAAACCAGATGCCGTTAAAAACGGACATATTGGGGCTATTTTAGAAAAAATTACTGCTGCTGGTTTTAAAATCGTAGCGATGAAATATACACAATTGAGCTTAAGAGATGCACAGGAATTTTATGGTGTACATAGAGAGCGTCCTTTCTTTGGTGAGTTAGTTGAATTCATGACTAGCGGTACAATTGTAGCGGCAATCTTGGAAAAAGAAAATGCTGTTGAAGATTTTAGAGCATTGATAGGTGCTACCAACCCTGCAGATGCAGCAGAAGGTACTATTCGTAAAATGTTCGCTACTAGTATTGGTGAGAATGCAGTACACGGTTCTGATAGCGATGAGAATGCAGCTATTGAAGGTTCATTCCATTTTTCTGGTAGAGAAATTTACTAA
- a CDS encoding alkaline phosphatase D family protein: MKIIYFLMSTLVLASCSSNKKTVEDNAVNADFVLAFGSCNRVDLPNLLWDDVLNTEPDVWVWGGDNIYADTDDMVALRTMYNMQKEQSEYKKLQESTDILGTWDDHDYGLNDGGVEFKAKDASQQEFLNFMNVPDDSPLRKRKGVYNAKKYEVNGHSINIIILDTRYFRTKLTPDTETKKRLKPNEYGEGTMLGEVQWNWLENELNTSKSDFNIIVSSVQYLSNEHGFEAWGNFPHEVDKLAKMIADSNADGVIVLSGDRHISEFSKTNIDGVSYPVIDFTSSGLTHAYRGFTGEPNKYRVGEVVFTESFGILEFNFKAKKVDFKIVGDNGIVLEKLEQVYE, from the coding sequence ATGAAAATAATATACTTTTTAATGAGCACCCTCGTATTGGCATCGTGTTCATCCAACAAAAAAACAGTAGAAGATAATGCTGTGAATGCTGATTTTGTACTGGCTTTTGGTTCCTGTAATAGAGTTGATTTACCAAATCTCTTATGGGATGATGTTTTAAATACGGAACCGGATGTTTGGGTTTGGGGTGGCGATAATATTTATGCGGATACGGATGATATGGTTGCCTTAAGAACTATGTACAATATGCAAAAAGAACAATCCGAATATAAAAAACTACAAGAAAGTACAGATATATTAGGTACTTGGGACGATCATGATTATGGTCTAAACGATGGCGGAGTAGAATTTAAAGCCAAAGATGCCAGTCAGCAAGAGTTTTTAAATTTCATGAATGTGCCAGATGATAGTCCGCTTAGAAAACGTAAAGGGGTTTATAATGCTAAGAAGTATGAAGTAAATGGTCATTCAATTAATATCATAATACTTGATACCCGATATTTTAGGACAAAATTGACTCCTGATACCGAAACCAAAAAAAGATTGAAACCCAATGAGTATGGAGAAGGAACCATGTTGGGAGAAGTACAATGGAATTGGTTGGAGAATGAATTGAATACATCAAAATCTGATTTTAATATTATTGTAAGCAGTGTGCAGTATTTATCTAATGAACACGGCTTTGAAGCTTGGGGTAATTTTCCTCATGAAGTAGATAAACTGGCAAAGATGATAGCAGATTCTAATGCAGACGGTGTAATTGTATTATCTGGGGACAGACATATTTCTGAATTTTCTAAAACCAATATTGATGGTGTGAGTTATCCGGTTATAGATTTTACCAGTAGCGGACTCACACATGCTTATAGAGGTTTTACCGGTGAGCCTAATAAATATAGAGTAGGGGAAGTTGTTTTTACAGAAAGTTTCGGAATCTTAGAATTCAATTTTAAGGCTAAAAAGGTTGATTTTAAGATAGTTGGTGATAACGGAATAGTGCTAGAGAAATTAGAACAAGTCTACGAATAG